In Rhineura floridana isolate rRhiFlo1 chromosome 4, rRhiFlo1.hap2, whole genome shotgun sequence, the sequence tgactgcaatgtcaggtgtggcttcgtgtatacctagtttccctgcagcatctcttggactgaccccttggcaattgatcccagacctctactgacctcgctgttggacttctgacttggcaagtaagcttcagaccagcctggcccttatcaggttccctcctcgttggcctggcagatttacaaccagactgccggctaaggactttccttccctgctaacgacccaggaatttccagcccccaccggcactgctgactcagtgcagagctgacagttcggtagacagtgctggggaggagtcaattGTTGTgctgcatgttggcaccaatgacatggggaaatgcagccgtgaggtcctggaagcaaaatttaggttgctaggtaggatgctgaaagccaggacctccaaggtggctttctctgaaatgctactggttccatgtgcaggaccagccagacaggcacagctttgtagtctcaatgcgtggatgagacgatggtgtcgggaggaggggtttggatttgttaggcactggggaacattttgggacaagccgggcctgtacaaaagggacaggctccacttgaaccagaatggaaccagactgctggcacttaaaattaaaaaggtggcagagcagcttttaaactgattgaggggggaaacccgacaggagctgaggaaggtccggtttggagtAAACCTCACCcatgggataaagaccaaagaaatgatgaaattttaaaagaggtaggcctagaagtaggcattgtgagagcaggggcacaggatatcaattcagaagggcaaaattaccacaggccaaaccacaagtgccaaagacacttgaagagagacactgtttacaagtgcctgtacgctaatgctaggagcctccgaaccaagatggagtgcttggtcttagagaagagcattgatatagtgagcataatggagatctggtggaatggagaaaaccagtgggatacggttatccctggatataaactatatcggaaggacagggaaggacttattggtggcggtgtcactctatacgtgaaagaaggcattgaatccagcaagctcgaaaccccaaaagaggcagactcctccacagaatcattgtgggtggtgataccatgccccaggagggacttaatactgggaacaatctatcgtccccctgatcaaaatgctcagggagacctggagatgagatatgaaattgaggaagcatccaaactaggaaatgtggtagtaatgggtgacttcaactacccagacatagactggccgcatatgtgttccagtcacgacaaagaagcaaaatgtctagatattctaaatgactattccctagaccagttggtcatggaaccgaccagagggacggcaaccctggaattaatcctcagtggggaccaggacctggtgcgagatgtaagtgttgtcaaaccgattgggagcagtgaccacagtgctattaaattaaacatacatgtaaatggccaattgccaagaaaattcaacacggtcacatttgaggAGGTCTTCTCACTTTGGTTGGTCAGAACAACTGTCCACAGTACACTGGCAGGTACCCACAGTGGAGGTGGGGGTGGTTCCAAACAGTGGCATAGCATAGACCACTAGCACCAAAATCAGCAAGAACGATATCAGTGGTCAGCTCAAGGAAGGCCCATCACATGCAATGCCCCCtaaccccccccccgccatgCTTCCAAGCTGATCTTCTGGATAGGCTGACATTCCTAGTTCTTAGGCAGCAGTGGTGTGTGGCAGTGTCAAATCCTTTCTTTTGGGATAAATAATTACAACAAAATAACTAATCATGTTATAGCATATGGGTTCACCGTTAGTGAAAAAGAAAGTCATTGATAGAAGTAAGGATGACCCATTAATGCGGAGATGAAAAACAAGCGAGAGTATAAAGGAGCAAAAATATCTCCTGAAAGGTATGGGTAGATAGCAGTTGGATGGAAGAGCTGTATGGCTAGCAGCTGGTTCAAAGCAAGAGAAGGTGGCCTGAGATGTAAGCAAGGCTGGCATAAGGGCTTTGGGTCCTCACAGACAAGAGCGGCTGAACCAgcaggtgcgcctggcgccaacactgttatcttttcggcgccaggtcaagactttcctcttctcccaggcattttagcatgtgcttttaaattgttttaaattgttaaactgtgttttaaattgtttttaagctatgtgttttaaattgtaaatttgttttaatgtttttggttgctgtaaacggcccagagagcttcggctatggggcggtatacaagtgcaataaataaataaataggatgtgCGAACTGAGGGAGCACCCAACTGTCCCTACACCATTGTTTACAAACATGGCCTCCATTTATTGTTCACACAGGAATTTGGTTCAGACTCCGACTAGTTAAGTATTGGGAGCTCAGCTTACCTAAAACTATGAAATCAGAAACCCTGCAGTAATTACACATTCTCACCTCACCTAAATATCAGTCTAATTAACAAGTAATTCCATTCGTTAGAATGTCTTGATAGAACAGCTCTAATATTCACTTAACGAGCATTCAAATAGGACAGATGTTTATCAGACAAATATACTTGCAATGCAAACTCCACCTGCCTGTGACACTCATCTGTGGCATGGGAAATAAGAACCATCAATAATAGAAAATTACAGCATACGTTTTAAATGCCACTGATATAGACATGGTTTCTACATCTCTGAGTATCACTGTGTCACAATAAATGGAAGTGTAATCTTTCTCCTCACTGCACGTTCGGCCTTCATGCTTCTGCCTTCTCTTTTGTGACTTCAAGGTCCCTGGCAGCACCCTGATCAGCATGAAAATCCTTTCCCTTCTCTTggctctcctcctcctgttctgtcCAGCTGCTCCAGGTAAGGTGCATCTCAGTTCCAGTTCCAGGGAGACTATAAAGGGATACGCTGGTGATgggaaataaaaacacacacaattgcTTTAAAATTAGGAATGGCATTAACGCCTTGACAAATGCAATTAGCAATAACCTGGGAGAAAAATCTATTCAGATAGGTAGGgaactgccttacaccaagtcagactgttgtctacaatgactggctgcTCTGCAGGGGCTTAGGGTGGGAGCTTTCCCCTTCCAACCAGGAGATGcgagggcttgaacctgggacctttggcatccATAtcgtgtgctctaccactgagctgcaatcCATCCACAATCTCCTTGTGGGGAAGTTGGACCTGCCTCTGTGTCTGTATAACAGCTTTCTTTTATCCGTTCGTGTGGTGGTATGGCAGCAGGACAGGGGCAAGGCTTGAAACTCCGACTCCTACCTGTTTGTGCATGGGCTCCTTTCTGTCAGTATCTGTTTTGTAGCTTATTGCATTTTCATTCTGGTCTTGTGAGAGCTCAGAGCTGACAGGGCAGGGGCTGAGCACAATTTGTATCGGTAATTCTGTTTGTAGCCTTGTATAGAACAGAACAGCAACAACATTTGGATTGTGAGGAAGGTAGGCGATATTTTTCCTATTCAGAAGCACAGAGCTGTGCTCTTCAGACTGCTCACTTCAGAGATGCATAGGAAAGATACACTGGAATAGTCAGTATCTGATTCTAAGTGAGCAAATGGACATTCTCGTTGTTGAAAACAGTTTGTGGTATCTGAATGAGATCCAAATTCTTCAAAAACCAAACTAAGACAATCATCCCCTTCATATTAAAAAGGATGCTGTCAACTTAAACCTTTAATTTTATATGTCTGAAATCCCCACGACTAGTTTTTCTGGTTTAAccagaaatgtatttaattacAAAAAACCTCGCCTGTTTTGCATCAGAGtaatcaaaataacaaaggaaATGCACCAGCTATCTGTCAGTATGAAAGAAGTGTGGCACATTATGAGGgataacccccccttttttttcaatTCTGGCTCAGATGATGCTTATTTTGGCAAGCTGAGGACCTGTTCCTGTCACCCAAATTGGTTTAAACCCCATCCTCTCCACAGTGACAAAGCATGCCATCATCACAGACAAAGGAGAACCAGGGCTCCTGACTCCATTGTGGTTTTATCATCAACATTTTCTGGTCCTTTGGAAGCCAACCTTCCTTGTCATGATTGCTATGGTAATAAAAATAAACCTGCACAATCTAGTGGCATTCACAAGAGAGgcttgaaagagaaagaaagacatATCTACAAATGGTCCATGGAGCAAAAGTTCTCATTTGTTGACTTACCTAAAATTTAATTCTTGTCACTTTTGGCATTACTTCTGTCACTGGTAGATGTTGTTTAGTCTAATGGTTTCCATCCACAACTATGTACTAGAGTCATTCTAGTTGTACAGAATGATGGAAGACGGAGGTGGAAGAATTTTAGGGAAGGTATGTCTGCAGGGAATGGGGGGTGTCATATTTTTGACTGATGCCTGTATAAAAACAGcaacataggaaactaccttacaCTGAGctacattggtctatctagttcagtattgtctacactgaccggcagcatctcttccagggttttaggcataagtctctcccagcccttcctggagaactgaatctgtgaccttctgcatgcaaagcagatgctctactgctgctATTTATTTACCACTGATATTAAAAGTCCACAGAATAGTAAACTGGGTCATTCGAAATGGGTAGCACAGCCCTCTCTGTAATCATGCAATTTGACTCTTTGCAAGGctcagagtgggggtgggggtgtcaaAAATGTGATTCTCTCCACACATGTGATAATAAAGTCCAGAATTGTTCCCACCTCTGTCTTTTTCATTTCATTCAGCATAATGTATAGAATGTGGTCTATAGTATATAAGTGTGGTTGCATCTAATATATATTATACAGCATGGCTCTTTCATGTGTTCCCTTTTG encodes:
- the LOC133382828 gene encoding uncharacterized protein LOC133382828 isoform X5, whose product is MQVPGSTLISMKILSLLLALLLLFCPAAPDDAYFGKLRTCSCHPNWFKPHPLHSDKACHHHRQRRTRAPDSIVVLSSTFSGPLEANLPCHDCYGNKNKPAQSSGIHKRGLKEKERHIYKWSMEQKFSFVDLPKI